From one Mytilus galloprovincialis chromosome 13, xbMytGall1.hap1.1, whole genome shotgun sequence genomic stretch:
- the LOC143056641 gene encoding high affinity cationic amino acid transporter 1-like: MEQCKRIFQAFGRRKNVDPKNLLVSRFRRNLNIFDLIGIGMGGSLGIGVYIVISYVIKHQAGPSSVLSVIIAGVAAVLSGFCYSEFTTRLPQAGSSYVFVYASLGELSAFVIGWSMILENIVLAAVTAKAWGQYFDGLLNGTIHSHTLDHLQWTGDEFLTDCPDILPCGILFITSLLFLCNAKASTLLSFILTTMNGLVIICIICVGIFHVRHENWTDPPGFFPFGLTGIIAGAGTLFCIFTGIDSMCSSSEETREPIKTVPRAIITSNILTFVIILCVTLAVTLSYPWYNLQDSIAIPTAYQDKGVNGSFYVFAIGGLLGLTAALISSIHGIPRLLFSMKMDRLLYPCCLLNPDTGGVFKLTIFPLLIACILSMFVTLNMLIQMLALGSLISYTCVAVCVLHVRYQPIHVGLFQEYEDLNEDKYFQSTDFVYPTLFNPKTNNGLSKTFIEKSENGFYNRLSKDTKNQLIMTDKPRDSTYHKMDSVINDTPSGSQSSLFQVPPGVAIEPSNTTSMTSSIALIVFIIATTVFSFIVIFASNSLFTGSWWATACFLISVITLIVTTIVIVKQPQNQTNLLFKTPYVPFVPLLVIFINMLMMSSLSYKAWLRFSIWLFLGLIVYFIYGIRHSTEIEIDDQEVVLYEITDQERTPIK, translated from the exons ATGGAACAGTGTAAGAGGATTTTTCAAGCATTTGGACGAAGGAAGAATGTCGATCCAAAGAATCTGTTAGTCAGTCgttttagaagaaatttaaatatCTTCGACCTTATTGGAATAG GTATGGGTGGTTCATTAGGAATTGGAGTATATATTGTAATATCATATGTGATTAAACATCAAGCCGGTCCATCATCAGTGTTGTCTGTTATAATAGCTGGTGTTGCAGCTGTGTTATCTG GTTTCTGTTATTCAGAGTTCACCACACGTCTACCACAGGCCGGGTCATCCTATGTTTTTGTATATGCCTCCTTGGGTGAGCTGTCCGCCTTTGTCATTGGTTGGAGTATGATACTAGAGAACATTGTCTTAGCTGCAGTAACTGCTAAAGCATGGGGTCAATATTTTGATGGATTACTAAATGGTACAATACATAG TCATACCCTTGATCATTTACAATGGACGGGAGATGAATTTTTGACCGACTGTCCAGATATATTACCATGTGGTATCTTGTTTATAACTTCACTCCTGTTCCTATGTAACGCAAAG gCGTCCACACTGTTATCCTTTATCCTAACTACAATGAATGGATTAGTCATTATTTGCATTATATGTGTTGGTATCTTCCATGTGCGACATGAGAATTGGACGGACCCACCAGGCTTTTTCCCGTTTGGTTTGACAGGG ATAATAGCCGGTGCTGGAacacttttctgtatttttacTGGAATAGACTCCATGTGTTCATCGAGCGAAGAGACAAGAGAACCAATTAAAACTGTTCCACGTGCAATCATAACTTCCAACATTCTGACGTTCGTTATAATATTATGTGTGACGTTGGCTGTCACATTGTCATATCCCTGGTATAATTTACAAGACAGTATTGCTATACCTACTGCTTATCAAGACAAAGGAGTAAATGGATCATTTTATGTTTTTGCGATTGGCGGATTATTAGGCCTAACCGCTGCCTTGATTAGCAGTATACATGGAATACCAAGATTGCTCTTTTCTATGAAAATGGATCGTTTATTATATCCGTGCTGCCTACTCAATCCCGACACTGGAGGAGTGTTTAAATTAACAATATTTCCTCTGTTAATAGCCTGTATATTGTCAATGTTTGTTACATTGAATATGTTAATACAAATGTTAGCATTGGGATCTTTGATTTCATACACTTGTGTAGCAGTATGTGTTTTACATGTCCGTTATCAACCAATACACGTTGGGCTTTTCCAGGAATATGAAGACTTAAATGAAGATAAATATTTTCAGAGCACAGattttgtatatccaactttatTTAATCCAAAAACTAATAACGGCTTGAGTAAAACTTTCATTGAGAAATCCGAAAATGGATTTTACAACCGATTGTCAAAAGATACAAAAAATCAGTTGATTATGACCGACAAACCACGTGACAGCACGTATCACAAAATGGATAGTGTAATTAACGACACACCAAGTGGAAGTCAGAGTAGTCTGTTTCAAGTTCCTCCAGGAGTTGCCATAGAACCTTCAAATACAACGTCAATGACGTCATCAATAGCACTTATTGTCTTCATTATAGCAACAACTGTTTTTTCCTTCATAGTAATATTTGCTAGTAATTCATTGTTTACTGGTTCGTGGTGGGCGACTGCTTGCTTTTTAATTTCTGTGATAACATTAATTGTAACAACTATTGTCATCGTTAAGCAGCCGCAAAATCAAaccaatttactttttaaaactccGTATGTACCATTTGTGCCGTTGCTTGTGattttcataaacatgttaatgatGTCATCACTATCATATAAAGCTTGGTTACGATTCAGTATTTGGCTTTTTCTTG gattaatagtttattttatatatggAATACGACACAGTACAGAAATTGAAATAGACGATCAAGAAGTCGTACTTTATGAAATAACTGACCAAGAAAGGACACCAATTAAGTGA